One part of the Nitrospira sp. genome encodes these proteins:
- a CDS encoding formylglycine-generating enzyme family protein, translating into MGISAARQSRQTTGDGSAQSEAPSLNRAAPSGPVSEGMLWIPGGEFWMGTDEFPDARPLHRVYVDGFWMDKTEVTTAQFQEFVNATGYVTIAERAPRAEDFPGAPPENLVAGSVVFSPPGHPVKLHDHFQWWSYIKGANWRHPEGPNSDIAKRGNYPVVHIAYDDALAYAKWAGKRLPTEAEFEFAQRGGLDRKTYAWGDDFRPAATIMANTFQGHFPDHNTVEDGYATAAPVGSFPPNGYGLYDMTGNVWEWTSDWYRHDYYRTLAAQGSIIRNPQGPPDSVDPSEPGVKKKVHKGGSFLCTDQYCARYIAGGRGKGEPDTGTNHVGFRLVKSEQRDPPVQP; encoded by the coding sequence ATGGGTATTTCGGCGGCGCGACAGTCTCGCCAGACGACAGGTGATGGGAGTGCGCAAAGCGAGGCGCCATCCCTGAATCGCGCTGCGCCTTCCGGTCCGGTCTCGGAGGGAATGCTCTGGATTCCGGGCGGTGAATTCTGGATGGGGACCGATGAGTTTCCTGACGCTCGCCCTCTACATCGGGTGTATGTGGATGGATTCTGGATGGATAAGACGGAAGTGACGACCGCACAGTTCCAGGAATTTGTGAACGCGACCGGCTATGTGACCATTGCCGAGCGAGCGCCCCGCGCGGAGGACTTTCCCGGTGCCCCGCCTGAGAATCTCGTCGCCGGATCGGTCGTCTTCTCGCCGCCGGGGCATCCTGTGAAACTTCACGATCATTTTCAGTGGTGGAGTTATATCAAAGGAGCGAACTGGCGGCACCCTGAGGGGCCGAATAGCGATATCGCCAAACGCGGGAACTACCCCGTGGTCCATATCGCGTATGACGACGCCCTAGCCTATGCCAAGTGGGCCGGCAAACGCCTGCCCACGGAGGCGGAGTTCGAATTCGCTCAACGCGGAGGCCTGGACCGGAAGACATACGCGTGGGGAGACGACTTCAGGCCCGCTGCGACCATCATGGCGAACACATTTCAAGGCCACTTTCCCGATCACAATACGGTGGAAGACGGGTATGCGACTGCGGCGCCGGTTGGATCATTTCCTCCGAACGGCTACGGTTTGTACGACATGACCGGGAATGTCTGGGAATGGACGAGTGATTGGTATCGTCACGATTACTACCGGACGCTGGCCGCTCAAGGATCAATTATCCGTAACCCTCAGGGCCCTCCGGACAGCGTCGACCCCAGCGAACCAGGGGTTAAGAAAAAGGTGCACAAGGGCGGATCGTTTCTGTGTACGGATCAGTACTGCGCTCGCTACATCGCCGGTGGACGCGGCAAAGGCGAACCGGACACCGGCACCAATCATGTGGGATTCCGCTTGGTGAAAAGCGAGCAACGGGATCCCCCCGTACAACCATAA